In one Janibacter cremeus genomic region, the following are encoded:
- the dnaA gene encoding chromosomal replication initiator protein DnaA, whose translation MAEAEVDFGQVWRTTLDTLDADGVPVTRRAFLSMARLVGLLDDTALIAVPDDFSKNFVEQRLRMHVTQALSDQLGREVRLAVTVDPDLAEEDSLPPTQGIEDEQDHPESRPERRQGLSSTLPVDDVDDGLVDEDPEPPTPVRPRRGRPEPEQVELTRLNPKYTFDTFVIGASNRFANAAAVAVAEAPAKAYNPLFIYGESGLGKTHLLHAIGHYARSLYPHVKVRYVNSEEFTNDFINSIRDDKAANFQRRYRDVDVLLIDDIQFLQGKMQTQEEFFHTFNTLHNANKQVVITSDVAPKLLSGFEERMRSRFEWGLLTDVQPPDLETRIAILRKKAIQEKLSVPADVLEFIASRISTNIRELEGALIRVTAFASLNRQPVDIGLAQIVLKDLIPNEQSSEISSATIMAQTADYFGLNIEDLQSPSRTRLLVTARQIAMYLCRELTDMSLPRIGEQFGGRDHTTVMHAERKIRELMGERRAIYNQVTELTNRIKQQAG comes from the coding sequence GTGGCCGAAGCCGAGGTCGACTTCGGTCAGGTGTGGCGGACCACCCTCGACACCCTCGATGCCGACGGCGTCCCGGTCACTCGACGGGCCTTCCTGAGCATGGCCCGGCTCGTCGGACTCCTCGACGACACCGCACTCATCGCCGTCCCGGACGACTTCTCCAAGAACTTCGTCGAGCAGCGCCTTCGGATGCACGTCACCCAGGCGCTGTCCGACCAGCTCGGCCGTGAGGTCAGGCTGGCCGTCACGGTCGACCCCGACCTCGCCGAGGAGGACTCCCTCCCGCCGACCCAGGGCATCGAGGACGAGCAGGACCATCCCGAGTCGCGGCCCGAGCGCCGGCAGGGCCTCTCCTCCACGCTGCCCGTCGACGACGTCGACGACGGCCTCGTCGACGAGGACCCGGAGCCGCCGACCCCCGTGCGCCCACGGCGCGGCCGGCCCGAGCCGGAGCAGGTCGAGCTGACGCGGTTGAACCCGAAGTACACCTTCGACACCTTCGTCATCGGTGCGAGCAACCGCTTCGCCAACGCCGCCGCCGTCGCCGTCGCCGAGGCGCCCGCCAAGGCGTACAACCCGCTCTTCATCTACGGCGAGTCCGGACTGGGCAAGACGCACCTGCTCCACGCGATCGGGCACTACGCCCGCAGCCTCTACCCGCACGTGAAGGTGCGCTACGTGAACTCCGAGGAGTTCACCAACGACTTCATCAACAGCATCCGCGACGACAAGGCCGCGAACTTCCAGCGGCGCTACCGCGACGTGGACGTCCTGCTCATCGACGACATCCAGTTCCTCCAGGGCAAGATGCAGACGCAGGAGGAGTTCTTCCACACCTTCAACACCCTGCACAACGCCAACAAGCAGGTGGTCATCACCTCCGACGTCGCGCCCAAGCTCCTCTCCGGCTTCGAGGAGCGCATGCGCAGCCGCTTCGAGTGGGGCCTGCTGACGGACGTGCAGCCGCCCGACCTCGAGACGCGGATCGCGATCCTGCGCAAGAAGGCCATCCAGGAGAAGCTCTCCGTCCCCGCCGACGTGCTCGAGTTCATCGCCAGCCGCATCAGCACGAACATCCGCGAGCTCGAGGGCGCCCTCATCCGCGTCACCGCATTCGCCAGCCTGAACCGGCAGCCGGTCGACATCGGCCTGGCCCAGATCGTGCTCAAGGACCTCATCCCCAACGAGCAGTCGAGCGAGATCTCCAGCGCGACGATCATGGCGCAGACGGCCGACTACTTCGGTCTGAACATCGAGGACCTGCAGAGCCCCTCCCGGACCCGCCTGCTCGTCACCGCGCGCCAGATCGCGATGTACCTGTGTCGCGAGCTCACCGACATGTCCCTCCCGCGCATCGGCGAGCAGTTCGGCGGGCGCGACCACACCACCGTCATGCACGCGGAGCGCAAGATCCGTGAGCTGATGGGGGAACGGCGCGCCATCTACAACCAGGTCACCGAGCTGACGAACCGCATCAAGCAGCAGGCCGGCTGA
- the dnaN gene encoding DNA polymerase III subunit beta — MKFRVERDVLAEAVTWVARSLPNRPPVPVLAGVLMEATDDGSLTLSTFDYEVSARITVAAEVSESGTSLVLGRLLADISRNLPGKPVDIATDGAKVQVTCGSSRFTLLQMPADEYPTLPTSPEGSGTVDGTLFTQAVQQVQIAADRGDTLPILTGVRVEIEGERMTLLATDRYRLAMRELVWQPRASDADHVALIPARTLAETAKALGAAGSIEVSLGAATAGGSAGLVGFEAGQRHTTSRLLDGEYPKVSKIFPTTSETEAVVGTELLTEAVKRVALVTERNTPVRLRFADGQVTIEAGTGDDAQASEAIEASVEGPEIEVAFNPGYLLDGLGVLGTTFTRLSFTAPLKPAMMTGQESLEAEIDTTYRYVLQPVRLAG; from the coding sequence GTGAAGTTCCGCGTCGAGCGCGATGTGCTGGCCGAAGCGGTCACCTGGGTGGCCCGAAGCCTGCCGAACCGTCCGCCCGTTCCCGTCCTGGCCGGTGTCCTCATGGAGGCCACCGATGACGGGTCGCTGACCCTGTCCACCTTCGACTACGAGGTCTCCGCGCGGATCACCGTCGCAGCCGAGGTCAGCGAGTCCGGAACCTCCCTCGTGCTCGGCCGACTCCTCGCCGACATCTCCCGCAACCTGCCCGGCAAGCCCGTCGACATCGCCACCGACGGAGCCAAGGTCCAGGTGACCTGCGGCAGCTCGCGCTTCACCCTGCTGCAGATGCCCGCGGACGAGTACCCCACCCTGCCGACCTCCCCGGAGGGCAGCGGCACCGTCGACGGCACGCTCTTCACCCAGGCGGTCCAGCAGGTGCAGATCGCCGCCGACCGCGGTGACACCCTCCCGATCCTCACCGGTGTCCGGGTCGAGATCGAGGGCGAGAGGATGACCCTGCTGGCCACGGACCGGTACCGGCTGGCGATGCGCGAGCTCGTCTGGCAGCCCCGCGCCTCCGACGCCGACCACGTCGCCCTCATCCCGGCACGCACCCTCGCCGAGACCGCCAAGGCCCTCGGCGCGGCCGGGTCGATCGAGGTCTCGCTCGGGGCCGCCACGGCTGGTGGCTCCGCCGGTCTCGTCGGTTTCGAGGCCGGCCAGCGCCACACCACCAGCCGCCTGCTCGACGGCGAGTACCCGAAGGTCTCCAAGATCTTCCCGACGACGAGCGAGACCGAGGCCGTCGTCGGCACCGAGCTGCTCACCGAGGCCGTCAAGCGCGTCGCCCTGGTCACCGAGCGCAACACCCCCGTGCGGCTGCGCTTCGCCGACGGCCAGGTCACCATCGAGGCCGGCACCGGTGACGACGCCCAGGCGTCCGAGGCCATCGAGGCCAGCGTCGAGGGCCCGGAGATCGAGGTCGCCTTCAACCCCGGCTACCTCCTCGACGGCCTCGGCGTGCTCGGCACGACCTTCACCCGCCTGTCCTTCACGGCTCCGCTGAAGCCTGCGATGATGACCGGCCAGGAGTCGCTCGAGGCAGAGATCGACACCACCTACCGCTACGTCCTGCAGCCGGTGCGACTCGCCGGCTGA